A segment of the Luteibaculum oceani genome:
ACAACCCAGATAAATAATCATGGTGAGCGTGAACAATATCTGGTTTTGTCCTTGAAACAACTGACCGTAAAAATATCCAAAACGATATTATCTTAGATACTTTAACTGGAGACTCCCAAACAGTAGCCCCCTTCTCTCTTAACAGCTTTAATTTGGCTTCATCAGAATTCCCGTAACACAAGAAAATCCAATTAATACTGTCCTCCTTTTCCTTTGAGTACAGGAAAGTTCTTAACAACCAATTTTCAACTGCTCCCTTATCAAAGCCCTCAACTACATGTAAGACAGTTAATTTACCTTGAGACAAGTTTGAAACCAATTAGAGTATGCTTTAAGTGAATTATTTCTAACTAACCAGGCTTTCCCATTTGACTGTAATTGCCATAAATCCTTTTCAGGCAAGCTTTTAAGATAATCTATAGCATTATCGATTCCATCACTCGAAAAATCACTGAACGCAATTCCAGCACCTGCATCACGTACTAGCTCAAAGGCGCCTCCTGAAAGCTCATATACCAAAGGTATGGCATTACTTGACCAAGCTTCCATTATAATCCTACCCATTGGTTCAATCCTACTCGGTACTATTAAAATATCTCCAGCTGAAATATTCTTTTCAACATTTGGTACATACCCATGATAATTAATGAAAGAATATTCTTCATTTAATTCTGTCAAAACTTCCTTAAAATGATATTCCCCATCACCATAAACATGAACTTCTAGATCAAACCTGGAGTTCTTTATCCAGTTAATCAATAAATCTACTCCCTTTACTTTAGTAAGCCTACCAATAAAAACAACTTTACCACTTAATTTACAGGCCGGGATAATATCCACATTTAAATTGACGTTTACATAATCATATTTCCAGAAAATAATTTCTTCATTATATATTCCTCCAGTATTTAAAGCTTCTTTATACATCCAATATGAATTAGTTAAGAATTTGGTTTTATTTCTAAATGATTGCCAAATTCTCCTGTCATTACAGTATTCAATATCCTCCAAAATTCTCAGAAAAATTAATGTATCGCGGTCCATAAACCTTCTAAGAAAAGACCAATATTTGTGTGCACCAGCCTGATTTACACACACCAAATCAACATTACCTAATGTTAAAACCAAGCTTAATCTAACTAAATTGAACGCTTGCAAAAACTTCGATACTATTGGATATTTGGTATATTTAGTTTGCAACAAATAAAATATTTTCGCTTGAAATTCGCTGCGATCCAACGACAAAATTAAATCAGACAATGATTTTTCGCTACCATAGCCCAAATTGCTTCCTTCGATAAATAAAATATGCCTATTCCTACTATTTATTTTAGACATACCTAACTCCCAGATACAATATTGAAATAATCAGCGATTTTACCCTCAATATCCAAATTATTTATTATCCATTTCTTTCCGGTGTCTATAATATCCATATAACTCTTATAATCAAGACCTTCTATCATTGAAATTTTATTTGTTAGTGAAACCGAATTTTCCCGTTCAAAAACCAATTTATCCAAATTCATTGCTTTAATAATCTCCAATGCCCCAGTATCATAAGAAGACACGAGGGGAATTGTATTATTCATAAATGATTCTATGATAACCCTTCCCATTGGTTCAAAGGAAGAAGCTAAAATCATTGCCCTACTCCCCGAAATTATATCTTTTGGATCTTTAACATACCCTTTAAAAAAGATTAGTTTATTAAGTTTCAATTCCAAAATTTTACTTTTTAAGCTTTCAAGGTATTTTACGTCATAATCACTAACTACATCCCCATAGAATTCGAGCTTTGCATTAGCCAC
Coding sequences within it:
- a CDS encoding glycosyltransferase family 4 protein; protein product: MSKINSRNRHILFIEGSNLGYGSEKSLSDLILSLDRSEFQAKIFYLLQTKYTKYPIVSKFLQAFNLVRLSLVLTLGNVDLVCVNQAGAHKYWSFLRRFMDRDTLIFLRILEDIEYCNDRRIWQSFRNKTKFLTNSYWMYKEALNTGGIYNEEIIFWKYDYVNVNLNVDIIPACKLSGKVVFIGRLTKVKGVDLLINWIKNSRFDLEVHVYGDGEYHFKEVLTELNEEYSFINYHGYVPNVEKNISAGDILIVPSRIEPMGRIIMEAWSSNAIPLVYELSGGAFELVRDAGAGIAFSDFSSDGIDNAIDYLKSLPEKDLWQLQSNGKAWLVRNNSLKAYSNWFQTCLKVN